Proteins found in one Anaerolineales bacterium genomic segment:
- a CDS encoding TetR/AcrR family transcriptional regulator: MSDNEQKKKIGRKPSTADDRRTTRTRRALKQSAADLIHSMRYEDITVQNILDRADVGRSTFYAHFTDKDDLVRQMFEEMLESITSGVEPGKGGAPAFPLAGLFRRLKDQLAARGVWQSDRGREYLFSIGQAYWAGRIERELTRRRGKRGAPDVPIPLIALMATSAATALLTWWIKNKMPYSPEEMEAMFDRVMTPGIKAVCG; encoded by the coding sequence ATGTCCGATAACGAACAAAAAAAGAAAATTGGCCGGAAACCCTCAACCGCGGACGACCGGCGCACGACTCGCACCCGCCGGGCGCTTAAGCAATCCGCCGCGGACCTGATCCATTCCATGCGCTATGAGGACATCACCGTCCAAAACATCCTCGACCGGGCCGATGTCGGCCGTTCGACCTTTTACGCCCATTTCACCGACAAGGACGACCTGGTCCGGCAGATGTTCGAGGAGATGCTGGAATCCATCACCAGCGGCGTCGAGCCGGGGAAAGGCGGCGCGCCGGCGTTTCCGCTGGCCGGCTTGTTCCGCCGCCTGAAGGACCAACTCGCCGCCCGCGGAGTATGGCAAAGCGACCGCGGGCGGGAGTATCTGTTTTCAATCGGGCAGGCCTATTGGGCGGGGCGGATCGAGCGCGAGTTGACGCGGCGCCGCGGAAAACGGGGAGCGCCCGACGTTCCCATTCCGCTGATCGCGTTGATGGCAACCAGCGCGGCGACCGCGCTGCTGACTTGGTGGATTAAAAATAAAATGCCGTATTCCCCCGAGGAGATGGAGGCCATGTTCGACCGGGTGATGACGCCGGGAATTAAGGCGGTTTGCGGATGA
- a CDS encoding glycosyltransferase encodes MRTWPAGRTSSSPRGTSEGVGLTFLEALGRGCAVFAYDAPTMSEYIAHGENGFLLRRRGRSLWSRAAAALERRLGSVPPHPVSGRQDWGALRRLDLRRLGDEARRS; translated from the coding sequence ATGCGGACGTGGCCGGCCGGGCGAACATCTTCCTCGCCCCGCGGGACCTCCGAGGGCGTGGGGCTGACCTTCCTCGAAGCGCTGGGGCGCGGCTGCGCCGTGTTCGCCTACGACGCGCCGACGATGAGCGAGTACATCGCCCACGGGGAGAACGGGTTTCTGCTGCGGCGCCGCGGCCGCAGCCTGTGGAGCCGCGCGGCCGCGGCGCTCGAACGGCGGCTGGGCTCCGTCCCGCCGCATCCCGTTTCCGGCCGGCAGGATTGGGGCGCGCTGCGGCGGCTCGACCTGCGGCGGCTGGGGGATGAGGCGCGCCGCTCCTGA
- a CDS encoding FHA domain-containing protein has protein sequence MAAASNLPCLTDPTGREHPLAGSVTSIGRVLENDDDVVITSKRVSREHARLLRWDRKTILEDAGSTNGTLLNDEQVRERKEPADGDRITVGDVTFIFLDPETTLRDSSAVELEIDRPSGIVRINRKVIALSPKEFLLLA, from the coding sequence ATGGCCGCAGCAAGCAACCTCCCCTGCCTGACCGACCCCACCGGGCGCGAGCACCCGCTCGCCGGGTCGGTGACTTCCATTGGACGCGTTTTGGAAAACGACGACGACGTCGTCATCACCAGCAAGCGCGTTTCGCGCGAACACGCCCGGCTGCTTCGCTGGGATCGAAAAACCATATTGGAGGATGCCGGAAGCACCAACGGCACCCTCCTCAACGATGAGCAGGTCCGCGAGAGGAAGGAACCGGCCGACGGGGACCGGATCACCGTCGGCGACGTCACCTTCATCTTCCTCGATCCGGAAACCACTCTGCGCGATTCCTCCGCCGTCGAGCTGGAAATCGACCGTCCGTCGGGGATCGTACGCATCAACCGCAAGGTGATCGCGCTTTCCCCCAAGGAATTCCTCCTGCTCGCCTAA
- a CDS encoding winged helix-turn-helix domain-containing protein yields the protein MGRAVWPECREGVFDYQIENLVRRLRNRLEPDPKNVRLLLNLSGQGYKLVV from the coding sequence ATCGGCCGGGCGGTCTGGCCCGAGTGCCGCGAGGGCGTTTTCGATTATCAGATCGAAAACCTCGTCCGCCGCCTGCGCAACCGGCTGGAACCGGATCCGAAAAACGTCCGCCTGCTCCTGAATTTGAGCGGGCAGGGTTACAAATTGGTCGTTTAA
- a CDS encoding serine/threonine protein kinase: protein MSDRSLEGKTLGKYRVLQSLGQGGMARVYRAYHPQLERYAAVKVLRQDVDGEAEMTARFKREAKAVDALRYQHIVQVFDFDIQDDLCYMVMELVEGDSLKTRLTDYRTRGCRLSEGEAVRIVLDALDGLEDAHRAGIVHRDIKPANILLTGDGAAVLSDFGTAQVAGGTHYTSSGAMMGTLQYMAPEQGMARADARSDIYSMGIVLYEMLVGQPPFDADTPLAILLKHMNDPLPIPRVMNPEIPESLERVLLKALAKQPEDRYASAKEMARALADAAAGAGLAVPEKGSPPFTFTPAAPDADTVAI, encoded by the coding sequence ATGAGCGACAGATCCTTGGAAGGCAAGACGTTGGGAAAATACCGGGTGCTGCAATCCCTCGGTCAGGGCGGGATGGCGCGGGTTTACCGCGCCTACCACCCTCAGCTGGAGCGCTACGCGGCGGTCAAGGTCCTGCGGCAGGATGTGGACGGCGAAGCGGAAATGACCGCCCGCTTCAAGCGCGAAGCCAAGGCCGTCGACGCTTTGCGCTATCAGCATATCGTCCAGGTCTTCGATTTCGACATCCAGGACGACCTGTGTTACATGGTGATGGAGCTGGTCGAGGGCGACTCGCTCAAGACCCGGCTGACCGATTACCGGACCCGGGGCTGCCGCCTCTCCGAAGGCGAAGCGGTGCGTATCGTGCTCGATGCATTGGACGGGCTGGAGGATGCCCACCGCGCCGGAATCGTGCACCGCGACATCAAACCGGCCAACATCCTGCTCACCGGCGACGGCGCGGCCGTGCTGTCCGATTTCGGCACCGCCCAGGTGGCGGGCGGAACCCATTACACCTCGAGCGGCGCGATGATGGGAACCCTGCAATACATGGCTCCGGAGCAGGGGATGGCCCGCGCCGACGCACGCAGCGACATTTACTCCATGGGAATCGTGCTGTATGAGATGCTGGTCGGCCAGCCGCCGTTCGACGCGGATACGCCCCTGGCCATCCTGCTCAAGCATATGAACGACCCGCTTCCCATCCCCCGCGTAATGAATCCGGAAATTCCGGAGTCGCTCGAGCGGGTTCTACTGAAAGCCCTCGCCAAACAGCCGGAGGATCGCTACGCCTCCGCGAAGGAAATGGCGCGGGCGCTTGCGGACGCGGCCGCCGGCGCCGGGCTTGCCGTCCCGGAGAAGGGGTCGCCTCCGTTCACGTTCACACCCGCCGCCCCCGACGCCGATACGGTCGCGATCTAA